A single Dermacentor albipictus isolate Rhodes 1998 colony chromosome 3, USDA_Dalb.pri_finalv2, whole genome shotgun sequence DNA region contains:
- the LOC135898105 gene encoding iripin-3-like, whose protein sequence is MKVALLVLTTVSACAARNFTGLQAASNCLGLRLLSVLPRSPAPNVFYSPYSLSAAMGMVYAVSRGTTQEELYNTLGYRSAHIPKDRVLEEHITYSKNVLAPSNSTVSTANAVVISESLQCFGAYVDTLKRAFDARVLCIDFDKNGSTVVDRINRWVSHQTRGNIKNLLKSPFPRSSKLVLLNIIYFKGIWQTQFKKSETMKLPFFNDGKTPVLVDMMCGRINTSHGYSEKLSSAILDLPFQGGDYSMTIILPSRRTGVKKLRRLSLGSLQAALEIMVRRVVKVYLPRFKFETKYLLSGALAKLGLRRIFDPRRADLSGIAGGRRRRLHVDEVVHRAVIRVDETGGTAAAATATMLRKSHSIVRVFRAHHPFLFLIRKRSDNSILFVGEVNRL, encoded by the exons ATGAAGGTCGCGTTACTCGTCCTCACCACTGTGAGCGCATGCGCAGCGAGAAATTTTACGGGACTGCAAGCTGCCAGTAACTGCCTTGGCCTTCGCCTTCTGTCCGTTCTACCTCGATCGCCGGCACCAAACGTGTTTTATTCTCCGTATAGTTTGTCCGCCGCCATGGGAATGGTCTACGCTGTATCAAGGGGAACGACGCAGGAGGAACTTTACAATACCCTCGGCTACAGGTCGGCCCACATCCCAAAGGACCGTGTGCTTGAAGAGCACATAACCTACTCCAAAAACGTACTGGCGCCTTCAAACTCGACTGTGAGCACTGCAAACGCGGTAGTAATTAGCGAAAGCCTTCAGTGCTTCGGTGCCTATGTGGATACCTTGAAAAGAGCGTTCGACGCCCGCGTGCTGTGCATTGACTTCGATAAGAACGGAAGCACAGTCGTCGATCGTATCAACCGATGGGTCTCCCATCAAACTCGAGGCAACATTAAGAACCTGCTGAAAAGTCCTTTCCCGCGTAGTTCTAAACTGGTGCTTTTGAACATCATCTACTTCAAGGGCATTTGGCAGACCCAATTCAAGAAGTCGGAGACAATGAAATTGCCGTTCTTCAACGATGGAAAGACGCCGGTGCTTGTGGATATGATGTGTGGTCGGATTAACACCTCTCACGGATATTCCGAGAAACTTTCATCCGCGATTCTGGATTTGCCTTTTCAAGGCGGAGACTACAGCATGACAATTATTCTCCCTTCGCGAAGAACGGGCGTCAAGAAGCTGAGGCGTCTTTCGCTGGGTTCCCTTCAAGCTGCGCTGGAGATCATGGTCAGGAGAGTTGTCAAGGTGTACCTTCCAAG GTTCAAGTTCGAGACCAAGTACTTGTTAAGCGGGGCGCTCGCAAAACTCGGCCTGCGGAGGATCTTCGACCCGCGCAGAGCCGACCTGTCGGGCATCGCGGGGGGCCGCAGACGTCGCCTGCACGTGGACGAAGTCGTGCACCGAGCTGTGATCCGGGTGGACGAAACCGGAGGCACGGCGGCCGCAGCCACCGCCACGATGCTGCGCAAGTCTCACTCGATCGTGCGCGTGTTCCGAGCGCACCACCCGTTCCTCTTCCTCATTCGAAAAAGAAGCGACAACAGCATCCTCTTTGTCGGAGAAGTCAACAGGTTGTGA